Sequence from the Actinomycetota bacterium genome:
GCCGTCGCGTTCCAGGCCGTCGACCAGGACGGTGATGGTGCGGGCGCTGACCCCGAGCCGGTCGCGCAGGGCCGTCATGATCTGGGGTCCTTCCTCGGCGAGTTCGTGGAGCAGCCGCATCCGCGGGTAGGTCATGCCCGCGACCAGGATGCCGGCGTACTGCCATTTG
This genomic interval carries:
- a CDS encoding MarR family transcriptional regulator, which produces MVVSAWSFIGPAPWSAAFLKWQYAGILVAGMTYPRMRLLHELAEEGPQIMTALRDRLGVSARTITVLVDGLERDG